A genomic window from Flavobacterium azooxidireducens includes:
- a CDS encoding ABC transporter ATP-binding protein, with protein MLQVNQISFSYDINKDINQVNFSLQKGKNLAIIGESGCGKSTLLKLIYGLYDLEEGQIFWNNQEVLGPKFHLIPGMPFMKYLAQDFDLMPFITVAENVGKYLSNFYPEEKKERIAELLEIVEMTEFANIKAKFLSGGQMQRVALARVLALEPEVLLLDEPFSHIDNFRKNSLRRKLFAYLKSKNITTLVATHDSTDVLSFADEVVVMQNGKIVAENSPNELYNSPNSKYVASLFGDVNEIPGFYFNQNENQLFYPHQLKIVENSNLKVTVSNAYFRGNHYLIEAHYPEGILFFENKNHLEPKTVLFLSQK; from the coding sequence ATGTTACAAGTCAACCAAATTTCATTTTCATACGATATAAATAAAGACATCAACCAAGTCAATTTTTCACTTCAAAAAGGAAAAAATTTGGCGATAATCGGTGAAAGTGGCTGTGGAAAAAGCACTCTTTTAAAACTAATTTACGGCTTGTATGATTTAGAGGAAGGTCAAATTTTTTGGAACAATCAGGAAGTGCTCGGTCCAAAATTCCATCTTATTCCCGGAATGCCTTTCATGAAATACCTCGCTCAGGATTTTGATTTGATGCCGTTTATCACCGTGGCAGAAAATGTTGGAAAGTATCTCTCCAACTTCTATCCCGAAGAAAAAAAGGAACGCATTGCCGAATTACTCGAAATCGTAGAAATGACAGAATTTGCCAACATTAAAGCAAAATTTTTAAGTGGCGGACAAATGCAACGTGTCGCATTAGCAAGAGTTTTAGCACTAGAACCGGAAGTTTTATTGCTCGATGAACCCTTTAGCCACATCGATAATTTTAGAAAAAACAGCTTACGCAGAAAATTGTTTGCTTACTTGAAAAGTAAAAATATAACCACTTTAGTCGCCACCCACGACAGCACCGATGTACTTTCCTTTGCCGATGAAGTAGTAGTTATGCAAAACGGAAAAATAGTAGCAGAAAATTCCCCAAATGAATTGTATAATTCCCCAAACTCTAAATATGTAGCTTCACTTTTTGGCGATGTTAATGAAATTCCGGGTTTCTATTTCAACCAAAATGAAAATCAGTTATTCTACCCGCATCAACTGAAAATAGTAGAAAACTCAAACTTAAAAGTAACGGTGTCAAATGCTTATTTTCGTGGAAACCATTACCTAATCGAAGCTCATTATCCTGAGGGAATTTTATTCTTCGAAAATAAAAATCACCTAGAACCAAAAACAGTTTTATTTTTATCCCAAAAATAA
- a CDS encoding S9 family peptidase, whose product MKIKLLLLLCVGYFASAQENLSFQKPPKEILELADYERAPSVNMDSKKEYMLLSYRSTYKTLDDLNQEEMRLGGLRINPVTNISSTVTYITNLKVRKVSEKNEVQVKGLPENPRISNLGMSPNEKKLSFSHTTNTGVELWVLDLATAQATKLTDATVNANMGNPFSWFADNQTILVRMLVKNRPALIDLKKDLPTGPIVSTGDGSVSQNRTYQDLLKNPLDEQNFETLVTSELYKVTLDGKAELFKKADMYAGESISPDGNYVMISTIQKPFSYIVPLSRFPQKSVVYDKSGKEVKVVNEVPLTEIMPKGFSSIRKGKRSMSWRNDKPSTLSFVEALDEGDQAKQVDFRDEVFLWEAPFSANPTSLAKTQQRYGGITWGNDNIAILSDYWYDTRNAKTYIINPSNPAQAPKVISDRNYQDIYSDPGNFETKKNQYGKMVLTLDNNKAYLIGDGFTKEGQFPFIDEFDLSSLKTKRLYQSTYKDKKEDIMSVEDVKKGEALVMIQSKNEYPNYYFRNFKSKGKLTQLTHFKNPFASIENVHKEVIKYKRKDGVELSGTLYLPVGYDKTKKEKKPLLIWAYPAEYKDKNSAGQSDKNPNEFTFPYYGSFVYWVTRGYVVLDDASFPIIGEGTTEPNDNFIEQLVANAEAAIDAVDKLGYIDRTKVGVGGHSYGAFMTANLLTHSNLFACGIARSGAYNRTLTPFGFQSEQRNYWDVPEVYNSMSPFMNAHKMKTPMLLTHGEADNNPGTFTLQTERYFQALKNLGAPVRMVILPKESHGYVAKDNILHLLWEQDQFLEKYLK is encoded by the coding sequence ATGAAAATCAAATTACTATTACTTTTATGTGTGGGCTATTTTGCTTCGGCCCAAGAAAATTTATCGTTTCAAAAGCCACCCAAAGAAATTTTGGAATTGGCCGATTACGAAAGAGCTCCATCGGTAAACATGGACAGCAAAAAAGAATATATGCTGTTATCTTATCGAAGTACTTACAAAACCTTAGACGATTTAAATCAGGAAGAAATGCGATTGGGCGGACTTCGTATCAATCCGGTGACCAACATTTCCAGCACGGTTACGTACATTACTAATTTAAAAGTTAGAAAAGTTTCCGAAAAAAATGAAGTGCAAGTAAAAGGATTGCCTGAAAATCCAAGGATTAGTAATTTAGGCATGTCACCTAACGAGAAGAAACTTTCTTTTTCACACACAACAAACACCGGTGTTGAACTTTGGGTATTGGATTTAGCGACAGCTCAAGCCACCAAATTAACTGATGCTACGGTGAATGCCAACATGGGCAATCCGTTTAGCTGGTTTGCCGATAATCAAACCATTTTGGTAAGAATGTTGGTAAAAAACCGTCCGGCTTTAATCGATTTAAAGAAAGATTTACCAACCGGACCAATCGTTTCTACCGGAGACGGAAGTGTTTCGCAAAACAGAACCTATCAAGATTTACTAAAAAATCCGTTAGACGAACAAAATTTTGAAACATTAGTTACATCAGAATTATACAAAGTTACCTTAGACGGAAAAGCAGAATTGTTTAAAAAAGCTGATATGTATGCCGGCGAGAGCATTTCGCCAGATGGTAATTATGTAATGATTTCAACTATTCAAAAACCGTTTTCTTATATTGTTCCGTTGAGTCGTTTTCCACAAAAATCAGTGGTATATGACAAATCGGGAAAAGAAGTGAAAGTGGTAAACGAAGTTCCGTTAACGGAAATTATGCCAAAAGGATTTTCGTCGATTAGAAAAGGTAAACGCAGCATGAGCTGGAGAAATGACAAACCTTCTACCCTATCTTTTGTGGAGGCTTTAGACGAAGGAGATCAAGCAAAACAAGTTGATTTTAGAGACGAAGTGTTTTTATGGGAAGCTCCTTTTAGTGCCAATCCAACTTCGCTGGCAAAAACCCAACAACGTTATGGAGGAATAACTTGGGGAAATGACAATATTGCTATTCTATCTGATTATTGGTACGACACTCGAAATGCTAAAACGTATATCATAAATCCATCCAATCCTGCTCAAGCTCCAAAAGTGATTTCGGATAGAAATTACCAAGACATCTATTCTGATCCGGGGAATTTTGAAACAAAGAAAAACCAATATGGCAAAATGGTTTTGACGTTAGACAACAACAAAGCGTATTTAATTGGTGATGGATTTACGAAAGAAGGACAATTTCCGTTTATTGATGAATTTGATTTAAGCTCGTTAAAAACTAAACGCTTATACCAATCAACTTACAAAGACAAAAAAGAAGATATCATGTCGGTAGAAGATGTGAAAAAAGGCGAAGCATTGGTAATGATCCAGTCAAAAAATGAATATCCGAATTATTATTTCAGAAATTTTAAATCGAAAGGAAAATTAACGCAATTAACCCATTTTAAAAATCCGTTTGCGAGTATTGAAAATGTTCACAAAGAAGTGATTAAATACAAACGCAAAGACGGTGTAGAATTATCCGGCACATTATATCTTCCTGTTGGTTATGACAAAACGAAGAAAGAGAAAAAACCACTTTTAATCTGGGCTTATCCTGCCGAATATAAAGACAAAAACTCAGCTGGTCAAAGTGATAAAAACCCGAACGAATTTACGTTTCCATATTACGGTTCGTTTGTGTATTGGGTAACGAGAGGTTATGTGGTGTTGGATGATGCTTCGTTCCCAATTATTGGTGAAGGAACAACAGAACCAAACGACAATTTTATTGAACAATTGGTTGCCAATGCCGAAGCTGCGATTGATGCTGTGGATAAATTGGGTTATATCGACAGAACAAAAGTAGGTGTTGGCGGACATTCGTATGGTGCGTTTATGACGGCAAATTTGTTGACGCATTCTAACTTATTTGCATGCGGAATTGCAAGAAGTGGAGCTTATAACAGAACCTTAACACCATTTGGTTTCCAAAGTGAGCAACGTAATTATTGGGATGTTCCTGAAGTATATAACTCGATGTCACCTTTTATGAATGCTCACAAAATGAAAACGCCAATGTTGTTAACACACGGTGAAGCAGACAACAATCCAGGCACATTTACTTTGCAAACCGAACGTTATTTCCAAGCATTAAAAAACTTAGGTGCTCCTGTGCGGATGGTAATTTTACCAAAAGAAAGCCACGGTTATGTAGCCAAAGACAATATTTTACATTTGTTGTGGGAACAAGATCAGTTTTTAGAGAAGTATTTGAAATAG